From the Thermovirga lienii DSM 17291 genome, one window contains:
- a CDS encoding flagellar hook capping protein (PFAM: Flagellar hook capping protein~COGs: COG1843 Flagellar hook capping protein~InterPro IPR005648~KEGG: hor:Hore_16820 flagellar hook capping protein~PFAM: flagellar hook capping protein~SPTR: Flagellar hook capping protein) — MQCKPITNMNKALKGVMALVNSVNSAGDVSTVQDSATRRASVNSTFDREAFLKILVTQLANQDPLEPLDQSEFISQMAQFASVEQIANIKEELEGLSQFFRFSASSLVGEKITYADVETGEEKEGTVASVIFDSDEVSLKLQEGVEVPIERLLSIG, encoded by the coding sequence GTGCAGTGTAAGCCGATAACAAATATGAATAAGGCTCTAAAGGGAGTGATGGCCTTGGTGAACAGTGTAAATTCTGCAGGAGACGTTAGTACAGTGCAGGACAGCGCTACGAGAAGGGCTTCGGTAAACAGCACTTTCGATAGAGAGGCCTTTCTAAAGATACTGGTGACTCAACTGGCGAACCAGGATCCCCTGGAGCCACTGGATCAGTCGGAGTTCATCTCTCAGATGGCCCAGTTTGCCAGCGTGGAACAAATAGCCAACATAAAGGAAGAGCTTGAGGGACTCAGTCAGTTTTTTAGGTTCTCTGCATCGTCTTTGGTGGGAGAGAAGATTACTTACGCAGATGTGGAAACCGGTGAAGAAAAGGAAGGGACAGTGGCATCGGTTATCTTCGACTCCGACGAGGTAAGCCTAAAGCTTCAAGAAGGGGTCGAGGTTCCCATTGAAAGGCTGTTGTCCATAGGTTAG
- a CDS encoding RNA polymerase, sigma 28 subunit, SigD/FliA/WhiG (PFAM: Sigma-70, region 4; Sigma-70 region 2~TIGRFAM: RNA polymerase sigma factor, FliA/WhiG family; RNA polymerase sigma factor, sigma-70 family~COGs: COG1191 DNA-directed RNA polymerase specialized sigma subunit~InterPro IPR000943: IPR014284: IPR007627: IPR007630~KEGG: tai:Taci_1306 RNA polymerase, sigma 28 subunit, FliA/WhiG~PFAM: sigma-70 region 4 domain protein; sigma-70 region 2 domain protein~SPTR: RNA polymerase sigma factor;~TIGRFAM: RNA polymerase sigma factor, sigma-70 family), with product MPKRVQKLMDAGVSTGELWLSYKEAQSQSNAEQDLLREKLFKKFQYLVYFVVKKMPLTPPRGLDYEDLISFGNIGLLDAIDRYDPSLGYAFQTYAVSRIRGTILDEIRKFDWFSRTGREKVQALERAAEQQFQEEGKVTNEGLMKRLNVTEEQLDEMLKISQRSYIGYLDEELVLEDSEVDRCDIIAGEGDSPQEVVERNEEIAKLYEALDQLSDRERKLIKMYYFEFKTFREIARELGVSESRVSQLHKRILEKLEQKLYSVMYVEG from the coding sequence ATGCCTAAGAGAGTACAAAAGCTTATGGATGCTGGAGTGTCTACGGGCGAGTTGTGGCTCAGTTATAAGGAAGCGCAAAGTCAAAGCAATGCAGAGCAGGATCTATTGCGGGAGAAACTCTTCAAAAAATTTCAGTATTTGGTTTATTTCGTGGTGAAGAAAATGCCCCTTACCCCACCAAGAGGTTTAGACTACGAGGATTTGATCAGCTTTGGCAACATAGGGCTCTTGGACGCCATAGACAGGTACGACCCCTCTCTTGGATATGCCTTTCAGACCTATGCGGTTTCCAGAATAAGAGGCACCATTCTTGATGAGATAAGGAAATTTGACTGGTTCTCCAGGACGGGCAGGGAGAAGGTTCAGGCCTTGGAGCGCGCTGCGGAGCAACAGTTTCAGGAAGAAGGCAAGGTAACCAATGAAGGGCTAATGAAAAGGCTCAACGTGACCGAAGAACAACTAGATGAGATGCTCAAAATATCTCAGCGATCCTACATAGGTTATCTGGACGAGGAGCTTGTACTGGAGGACTCTGAGGTAGACCGGTGTGACATAATAGCCGGCGAAGGAGATTCCCCTCAGGAAGTGGTCGAGAGAAACGAGGAAATAGCTAAGCTTTACGAAGCTTTGGACCAACTTTCTGATAGGGAGCGAAAGCTTATAAAGATGTACTATTTCGAGTTCAAAACCTTTAGGGAGATAGCCCGAGAGCTCGGGGTATCTGAATCTCGGGTATCCCAGCTACATAAACGCATTTTGGAAAAACTGGAACAAAAACTTTATTCTGTAATGTACGTTGAGGGCTAA
- a CDS encoding flagellar hook-associated protein 3 (PFAM: Bacterial flagellin N-terminal helical region; Bacterial flagellin C-terminal helical region~TIGRFAM: flagellar hook-associated protein 3~COGs: COG1344 Flagellin and related hook-associated protein~InterPro IPR013384: IPR001492~KEGG: tai:Taci_0666 flagellin domain protein~PFAM: flagellin domain protein~SPTR: Flagellin domain protein;~TIGRFAM: flagellar hook-associated protein 3) translates to MKRVSHSMISSLFLRDMHNSLKRLVEAEKRMSTQKMYSRPSDNPSEVARGMKVGSLISQREQFVRNLDDAVTWLESTESALGQATDLVSSMREKAIYAGDGALSEVDRLGIAKDILAMRDELIQVANANIQGRYLFSGYETDRPAFVKDDTGKVVYQGDLGRISFEIEQGIEGTVSLNGRDVFPLSFVRRKITSVEVPVDFAWEGSSERLAITVGDKTAEVFLPKRWNDTDSDSLADLTDYDGFVEPGENVKGYTLDEIASAINESEGAKKLVHASVEKDYLTGTQRLVIESLSGEPLRVTSVPWSDNDPRGQILTSNIVGAPWTASQPGSIDVIASDGSRYNVPVASGATLQDVAHALMNVPGIWAGVRDDGSITLAAEEGGSFSVEASGSAVELFGTARMSRETIDPKDINRMNLSSFLGLETSVKSTFFPDGAVLGDTTTDKMDMVISAGDKNLRLLVQDDSDLTLEELADRIKASAGDWLEVIIQSDATQKNVTDSSAQDLEGGTERLVLYAKDGSPVNIYDKEGNWSQRLGLSTANHSVDLTSVEFPPLGGSEVPVRVGVQIGDDLYEVKLHKDDVVGSDGLHIDPRLFAQEVQRQVGSGKMGFDLIDGDKGVAFYSLTGEPMRIYDLSYADPALNGITSGIAASAGLQTGIVGEWVSDSATAGVEGSFVIKTEGRSLEVSVGPSETLLDVAYKLKDMAGSWLSVGVTSDGAGNVRLSLSAMDGAPVSVYDNSGSPARTFLGISTDVRLSAGAWSGGGALSVAVDGYGDVVDLRGASSLHDVSALVNARFGNGDIRAEVVDNGGVEELVFYSPTGKVFDVTPAAGMNAITATTSPRRGTSVGPYNQGMVKRTAANQQEGDLFALLDDLAKAVERGAIDAVSDSLLPKLDEAMDDLLRARALGGALQRRYETAKARIETDNISFTEQYSNIMDVDVAEAAMEFQTSQMVYQATLATIAKVIQPTLVDYLS, encoded by the coding sequence TTGAAACGAGTCTCCCATTCCATGATATCCAGCCTGTTTCTGAGGGATATGCACAATAGCCTGAAGCGGTTGGTGGAGGCCGAAAAGAGGATGTCCACGCAGAAAATGTACTCCAGGCCTTCGGACAACCCTTCGGAAGTGGCAAGGGGAATGAAGGTTGGATCTTTGATATCTCAGAGGGAGCAGTTCGTGAGGAACCTGGATGATGCAGTTACATGGCTTGAAAGCACCGAATCTGCTTTGGGTCAGGCAACGGATCTGGTGTCATCCATGAGGGAGAAAGCCATTTATGCAGGCGACGGTGCTTTGAGCGAGGTGGATCGCCTTGGAATAGCCAAGGATATTCTTGCCATGAGGGACGAGCTGATTCAGGTGGCCAACGCCAACATCCAGGGCAGATACCTCTTTTCTGGCTATGAAACCGATAGGCCAGCTTTTGTAAAGGACGACACAGGCAAGGTTGTGTATCAAGGAGACTTGGGCAGGATATCCTTCGAAATAGAGCAGGGAATAGAGGGTACGGTCTCTTTGAACGGAAGGGATGTGTTCCCCCTCAGCTTCGTGAGGAGAAAGATAACGAGTGTTGAGGTTCCTGTTGATTTTGCTTGGGAGGGTTCCTCCGAGAGGCTTGCTATAACGGTGGGGGACAAAACTGCGGAGGTTTTTTTGCCTAAGAGATGGAATGATACCGACAGCGACAGCCTAGCAGACCTAACCGATTACGATGGCTTCGTTGAGCCTGGCGAAAACGTCAAAGGGTACACGCTGGACGAGATCGCTTCGGCCATAAATGAGAGCGAGGGAGCTAAAAAATTAGTTCACGCCAGTGTTGAGAAGGACTATTTGACAGGGACTCAGCGGCTGGTTATTGAGAGTCTCTCTGGAGAGCCCTTGAGGGTTACCTCTGTTCCGTGGAGCGATAACGACCCTAGAGGGCAAATCCTTACCTCGAACATTGTAGGAGCCCCTTGGACGGCCTCGCAGCCAGGTTCCATTGATGTCATAGCGTCCGATGGATCCCGCTACAATGTGCCTGTGGCTAGTGGTGCTACATTGCAGGATGTGGCCCATGCCTTGATGAACGTCCCAGGCATTTGGGCGGGGGTCAGAGATGATGGCTCCATCACCCTCGCTGCAGAGGAAGGGGGATCTTTTTCCGTAGAGGCCTCGGGAAGTGCCGTAGAGCTTTTTGGGACGGCCAGAATGTCCAGGGAGACAATTGACCCAAAGGATATAAATCGCATGAACTTGAGTTCCTTCCTTGGTTTGGAGACCTCAGTAAAATCTACCTTTTTCCCTGATGGGGCCGTGTTGGGCGACACTACCACGGACAAAATGGACATGGTTATCTCCGCAGGGGATAAAAATTTGAGGCTTTTGGTCCAGGACGATTCCGATCTCACCTTGGAGGAGCTTGCAGACAGGATAAAGGCATCGGCGGGAGATTGGCTTGAGGTCATCATCCAGAGCGACGCGACTCAAAAGAATGTTACTGACAGTTCTGCTCAGGATCTAGAGGGAGGTACGGAACGCTTGGTCCTTTATGCCAAGGACGGAAGTCCCGTCAACATATATGATAAAGAGGGCAACTGGAGCCAAAGGCTTGGACTGAGCACCGCTAACCACTCGGTGGACCTTACAAGTGTGGAATTTCCTCCCCTGGGAGGTAGTGAGGTGCCAGTAAGGGTGGGGGTTCAGATAGGGGACGACCTCTATGAGGTTAAACTTCACAAAGATGACGTGGTGGGTTCCGACGGCCTTCATATAGATCCTCGTTTGTTCGCCCAGGAGGTTCAAAGGCAAGTAGGTTCAGGGAAGATGGGTTTTGACCTTATAGATGGTGATAAGGGGGTAGCCTTTTACAGCCTTACTGGGGAACCCATGAGAATCTATGATTTGTCTTATGCGGATCCTGCCTTGAACGGCATCACTTCTGGTATCGCTGCTTCGGCGGGACTGCAAACGGGTATAGTGGGTGAGTGGGTTTCTGACAGCGCCACAGCTGGGGTCGAGGGTAGCTTTGTGATAAAGACCGAAGGGAGAAGCCTAGAGGTGTCTGTGGGACCTTCGGAGACCCTGCTGGATGTGGCGTACAAACTCAAAGACATGGCTGGAAGTTGGCTGAGCGTAGGGGTCACGTCTGATGGGGCGGGAAACGTAAGGTTATCCCTTTCAGCAATGGATGGTGCCCCCGTTAGCGTTTATGACAATTCAGGCTCTCCTGCCAGGACTTTTTTGGGCATTAGCACCGACGTGAGGCTTTCTGCTGGTGCTTGGTCCGGGGGAGGAGCCCTCTCTGTAGCCGTAGATGGTTATGGGGATGTCGTAGATCTTCGTGGAGCAAGCTCTTTGCATGATGTTTCAGCGTTGGTCAATGCGCGGTTCGGCAATGGCGACATCCGAGCGGAGGTCGTGGACAACGGAGGAGTGGAGGAGTTGGTGTTTTATTCTCCGACGGGCAAGGTCTTTGATGTTACCCCTGCTGCTGGGATGAATGCTATTACTGCTACTACCTCTCCTAGAAGGGGCACTAGTGTTGGGCCCTATAATCAGGGAATGGTCAAAAGAACCGCTGCAAACCAACAGGAGGGGGATCTTTTTGCCCTGCTGGATGACCTTGCCAAGGCAGTGGAAAGGGGGGCCATCGACGCTGTGTCCGACTCTTTGCTTCCCAAGTTGGACGAGGCGATGGACGATCTTTTGAGAGCTAGAGCATTGGGAGGTGCCCTTCAAAGGCGGTATGAGACGGCAAAGGCCAGAATAGAGACCGATAACATATCCTTTACTGAACAGTACAGCAACATAATGGACGTGGACGTAGCGGAGGCGGCCATGGAGTTTCAGACCTCCCAAATGGTTTATCAAGCTACCTTGGCGACCATCGCTAAAGTGATACAGCCTACATTGGTGGATTACTTGTCATAG
- a CDS encoding Radical SAM domain protein (PFAM: Domain of unknown function (DUF3362); Radical SAM superfamily; Radical SAM N-terminal~TIGRFAM: uncharacterized radical SAM protein YgiQ~COGs: COG1032 Fe-S oxidoreductase~InterPro IPR006638: IPR013704: IPR007197~KEGG: clj:CLJU_c02960 putative radical SAM domain-containing protein~PFAM: Radical SAM domain protein; Radical SAM domain protein~SMART: Elongator protein 3/MiaB/NifB~SPTR: Radical SAM N-terminal domain protein) codes for MAKYQMIPTNREEMRQRGWDELDFLFITGDAYVDHPSFAHAIITRVLESRGFRVGIVAQPDWKNPDSIALMGKPSLGVLVSAGNLDSMLSNYTAAKKKRKKDRYSPGGEGGKRPDRATIVYCNMARKLWKDVPIIIGGIEASLRRFVHYDYWSDKLRKPILMDSKADLLVWGMGEKTIVQIAQKLQKGIPITEIRDVRGTCYIFKDLKDIESFVEIPSWEEIQHDKKAFARAYLLTEPELDPLTGRPIVQRVGDRYLVQNPPQFPLSEEELDEIYELPYTRKAHPSYDPLGGVPALEEVQFSITAHRGCFGSCSFCALSAHQGRIIQKRSDTSILKEAELLTRMEGFKGYIHDVGGPTANFHERACKIQDKGSSCKNRQCTWPSCCQKLRKSNDNYMKLLRKVRSIPGVKKVFVRSGIRYDYIMAENNRSFLEELCEHHVSGQLKVAPEHVSARVLNLMRKPPKEVFLKFKKLYEEVNSSLGKKQFLVPYLISSHPGSTLEDAIELAEFLRDIRYHPEQVQDFIPTPGTLSTCMYYSEINPYTGEKIFVAKTAKEKAMQRALLQWRNPKNYNIVKEALLKAGRRDLIGRGKKCLIREDTRDEEKHKKGPTKHKTNPKNKNLDGKKRKKKR; via the coding sequence ATGGCAAAGTATCAAATGATACCAACGAACCGGGAGGAAATGCGTCAAAGGGGCTGGGATGAGCTGGACTTTCTTTTCATAACCGGGGACGCCTACGTGGACCACCCGAGCTTCGCCCACGCCATAATAACCAGGGTCTTGGAATCCAGAGGCTTCAGGGTAGGGATCGTTGCCCAGCCAGACTGGAAGAACCCAGACTCCATCGCCCTCATGGGGAAGCCCTCCCTGGGTGTGCTGGTCTCCGCAGGGAACCTGGACAGCATGCTCTCCAACTACACTGCTGCGAAGAAAAAACGAAAAAAGGACCGGTATTCCCCCGGAGGAGAAGGGGGGAAAAGGCCCGACAGGGCAACCATAGTCTACTGCAACATGGCAAGGAAACTGTGGAAGGACGTCCCCATAATAATAGGAGGCATAGAGGCCAGCTTGAGGAGGTTCGTCCACTACGACTACTGGTCGGACAAACTGAGAAAACCCATACTCATGGACAGCAAGGCGGACCTTCTCGTCTGGGGGATGGGAGAAAAAACCATAGTCCAGATAGCGCAAAAACTTCAAAAAGGTATCCCAATTACAGAGATCAGGGACGTAAGAGGCACATGTTACATCTTTAAGGACTTAAAGGACATCGAAAGCTTCGTGGAGATTCCCTCTTGGGAGGAGATCCAGCATGACAAAAAGGCCTTTGCCAGGGCTTACCTACTGACGGAACCGGAGCTTGACCCCTTGACCGGAAGACCCATAGTCCAAAGGGTTGGTGACCGGTACCTGGTTCAGAACCCTCCACAATTTCCTCTATCGGAAGAGGAACTTGACGAGATATACGAACTGCCCTACACGAGAAAAGCCCATCCAAGCTACGATCCTTTGGGAGGCGTTCCAGCCCTTGAGGAGGTTCAGTTCAGCATAACCGCTCATAGGGGGTGTTTCGGCAGCTGCTCCTTCTGCGCCCTATCCGCCCACCAAGGCAGGATAATTCAAAAAAGAAGCGATACATCCATCCTCAAGGAAGCAGAACTTTTGACTCGAATGGAGGGTTTCAAGGGCTACATCCACGACGTAGGGGGCCCCACCGCCAACTTTCACGAAAGAGCCTGCAAGATTCAGGACAAGGGATCTTCCTGCAAAAACCGCCAGTGTACGTGGCCTTCCTGCTGCCAAAAACTTCGAAAGTCAAACGATAATTACATGAAGCTTCTACGAAAGGTGCGCTCCATTCCCGGAGTGAAAAAGGTCTTTGTAAGGTCGGGCATACGTTACGACTACATAATGGCGGAGAACAACCGCTCCTTCCTTGAGGAACTCTGCGAACACCACGTAAGCGGCCAGCTCAAGGTGGCCCCGGAACACGTTTCGGCTCGAGTCTTGAACCTCATGCGAAAACCCCCAAAGGAGGTGTTTCTGAAGTTCAAGAAGCTCTACGAGGAGGTCAACAGCTCCTTGGGAAAGAAACAGTTTCTGGTGCCCTACCTGATATCGAGCCACCCGGGAAGTACCCTGGAGGACGCCATCGAGCTTGCGGAGTTTCTAAGGGACATCCGTTACCACCCTGAGCAGGTGCAGGACTTCATCCCTACCCCAGGCACCCTTTCTACGTGCATGTACTACTCGGAGATAAACCCATACACAGGTGAAAAGATCTTCGTGGCCAAAACTGCCAAGGAAAAGGCCATGCAGCGAGCTCTGCTTCAGTGGAGAAACCCCAAAAACTACAACATCGTCAAGGAAGCCCTCTTGAAGGCAGGAAGAAGGGACCTAATTGGAAGGGGCAAGAAATGCCTTATCCGAGAGGACACAAGAGATGAAGAAAAGCACAAAAAAGGCCCAACGAAGCATAAAACCAACCCTAAGAATAAAAACCTAGACGGGAAAAAGAGAAAAAAGAAAAGATAA
- a CDS encoding flagellar hook-basal body protein (PFAM: Flagella basal body rod protein; Domain of unknown function (DUF1078); Flagellar basal body protein FlaE~TIGRFAM: fagellar hook-basal body proteins~COGs: COG1749 Flagellar hook protein FlgE~InterProIPR020013: IPR019776: IPR001444: IPR011491: IPR 010930~KEGG: tai:Taci_1328 protein of unknown function DUF1078 domain protein~PFAM: flagellar basal body FlaE domain protein; flagellar basal body rod protein; protein of unknown function DUF1078 domain protein~SPTR: Putative uncharacterized protein;~TIGRFAM: fagellar hook-basal body protein), whose amino-acid sequence MLRSLMSGVSGVKGHQTMLDVVGDNISNANTTGFKKSDVNFQELMSQTERTATAPSAEKGGTNPTQVGLGVTVGSIVVDHTQGNINYTGSKSDMAIEGDGFFVVKDGSTNLYTRAGNFVLDGSGDLVQSGTGYKLQGFTMADDPLNPGEKVVGTDLVDINIPVGQKLPAKATTTAGFRCNLDSRVDTVLPMGLSSNDLVLTGVIGSEEYTSITFSEGTTVNDFLKVTFKKQDGTTVSVDMTLSGVNPSTALPALADNTTVDLDGDGTNDTVSFDSTTGDLLVKSGATGGLLWTGKLGAALDYQVFGLDDGSGSTLYYLAEFTDLPDGGRRLTVWGDDGTGAMAVSSVDLESKDDGSFYVPSGTTISVGGQNLDVEATTSGMGVSLVQSGSVVDTFNLQTSSIHSTKFDIYDSQGNAHTVETSWEKVDNNLWRWRVWLPDEPGIGLSSNTGLVEFSPDGLIERVIDETGAESSTVTFNFASLGAEDSSVVFDFTGKALGKDPIDAVTQFGSSFTTKEYYQDGYKMGVLKDYSVGADGIIRGVYDNGQTEELYTVALALFSNPSGLEKVGGGSFRSTANSGEAQILKPMEGGAGSIAGGSLEASNVDLTAEFVNLIKAQRGFQASARVITTSDQILEELMNIKR is encoded by the coding sequence ATGCTAAGGTCTTTGATGTCAGGGGTCAGTGGGGTTAAGGGCCACCAGACCATGCTTGATGTAGTTGGCGATAATATATCCAACGCCAACACCACGGGGTTCAAGAAGTCCGATGTGAACTTTCAGGAGCTCATGAGCCAAACGGAGAGGACTGCCACGGCGCCCAGCGCGGAGAAAGGAGGCACTAATCCCACTCAGGTGGGGTTGGGCGTGACCGTTGGGAGCATAGTGGTGGATCATACCCAGGGGAACATAAACTACACGGGCAGCAAGAGCGATATGGCCATAGAAGGTGATGGGTTCTTTGTTGTAAAGGATGGTTCCACCAACCTTTACACCAGGGCTGGCAACTTCGTGTTGGATGGAAGTGGCGACCTGGTCCAGAGCGGGACAGGTTACAAGCTTCAGGGTTTCACTATGGCCGACGACCCCCTAAATCCTGGGGAGAAGGTAGTGGGGACCGACCTGGTGGATATAAACATTCCTGTGGGGCAAAAACTACCTGCAAAGGCCACCACCACTGCGGGGTTCAGATGTAACCTCGATTCCAGGGTTGATACTGTATTGCCCATGGGCTTAAGTAGCAACGATCTGGTTCTGACCGGTGTGATAGGAAGCGAGGAATACACCAGCATAACCTTTTCAGAGGGGACTACGGTAAACGACTTTCTTAAGGTAACCTTCAAAAAGCAAGACGGCACCACTGTGTCCGTTGATATGACCCTTTCGGGGGTAAACCCCTCCACGGCCCTCCCTGCTTTGGCCGATAATACCACGGTGGACCTTGACGGGGATGGAACCAACGATACTGTGAGCTTCGATTCCACCACCGGGGACCTGTTGGTCAAAAGCGGTGCCACTGGGGGGCTTCTTTGGACTGGCAAGCTTGGTGCTGCATTGGATTACCAGGTTTTTGGGTTGGACGATGGCTCTGGCAGCACATTGTACTATTTGGCGGAGTTCACTGACCTGCCTGATGGAGGCAGGAGGCTTACCGTGTGGGGCGACGATGGAACGGGGGCCATGGCGGTAAGCTCCGTGGATTTGGAGAGCAAGGACGATGGATCCTTTTACGTGCCCTCGGGTACCACGATAAGCGTAGGTGGGCAAAATCTGGACGTGGAGGCCACCACTTCCGGCATGGGTGTTTCCCTGGTGCAATCGGGCAGCGTGGTGGATACATTCAATCTCCAGACGTCCAGCATCCACTCCACCAAGTTCGATATATACGATAGTCAGGGCAACGCCCACACCGTGGAGACAAGCTGGGAGAAGGTGGACAACAACCTGTGGCGTTGGAGGGTTTGGCTACCTGATGAACCAGGGATAGGCTTGAGCAGTAATACGGGGCTCGTAGAGTTTTCCCCCGACGGATTAATCGAGAGGGTCATAGACGAAACAGGGGCCGAATCCAGCACGGTAACCTTCAACTTCGCCTCCCTTGGAGCGGAGGATTCTAGCGTGGTCTTTGATTTCACGGGAAAAGCTCTGGGTAAGGACCCGATAGATGCCGTCACTCAGTTTGGTTCGAGCTTCACAACAAAGGAGTATTATCAAGATGGATACAAGATGGGTGTCCTCAAGGACTATTCAGTAGGAGCAGATGGGATCATAAGGGGTGTTTACGACAACGGCCAAACGGAGGAGCTTTATACCGTTGCATTAGCATTGTTCTCCAACCCAAGTGGATTGGAGAAGGTTGGGGGTGGGTCCTTCAGGAGCACCGCCAACTCTGGAGAGGCCCAGATACTTAAGCCTATGGAAGGCGGTGCCGGAAGCATTGCTGGGGGCAGCTTGGAGGCTTCCAACGTGGATTTGACTGCGGAGTTCGTGAATCTAATCAAGGCCCAAAGAGGTTTTCAAGCCTCAGCCAGGGTCATAACCACCAGCGATCAGATTCTGGAGGAGCTTATGAACATAAAGAGATAG
- a CDS encoding flagellar biosynthetic protein FlhB (PFAM: FlhB HrpN YscU SpaS Family~TIGRFAM: flagellar biosynthetic protein FlhB~COGs: COG1377 Flagellar biosynthesis pathway component FlhB~InterPro IPR006135: IPR006136~KEGG: tai:Taci_1316 flagellar biosynthetic protein FlhB~PFAM: type III secretion exporter~SPTR: Flagellar biosynthetic protein FlhB;~TIGRFAM: flagellar biosynthetic protein FlhB), whose protein sequence is MDFEEKGGTSRGDFPLHAGGALFFDLQLFSQEKTEEATPRKKKKEREEGHVAQSKDLTSAFGILGGMVTLFALSKLFWKAFKAYLVWVFQWASVAVWDEGEWAKVTFSKSGAFFLKVWFPVALVCSIILVFVLSRQVGFAVTFKPLVPSFERFSLVRGLKRMFSLRSLIEAIKGIIKAAILFGVLYFGLRKEIPVIRQISYGGVYLAAGQVFMIIFRLIVRLGLALLVLGVFDLGYQKWEFARSIRMTKQEVKEEFKQTEGDPFTKQRIRRRQSEIARQRMISQVPQADVVLTNPTHLAVALKYDRATMNAPKVVAKGAGYIALRIREIAEDANVPIVEDKPLARTLYRNVDVGEEIPESLYVAIAEVLAYVYSLKKERQEKAYHPA, encoded by the coding sequence TTGGATTTCGAGGAAAAAGGTGGCACCTCCAGGGGGGATTTTCCCCTTCATGCAGGAGGTGCCCTTTTCTTTGACCTTCAGCTATTCTCCCAAGAAAAGACGGAGGAAGCGACCCCTAGGAAGAAGAAGAAAGAAAGAGAAGAAGGCCATGTTGCCCAGAGCAAGGACCTTACCTCTGCTTTTGGCATTTTAGGCGGTATGGTTACCTTGTTTGCTCTTTCCAAATTGTTTTGGAAGGCCTTCAAGGCGTACCTTGTTTGGGTGTTTCAGTGGGCCTCTGTAGCAGTTTGGGATGAGGGTGAATGGGCGAAGGTTACATTCAGCAAGAGTGGTGCTTTTTTCTTGAAGGTTTGGTTCCCTGTTGCTCTTGTTTGTAGCATCATATTGGTCTTTGTGCTATCACGACAGGTGGGCTTTGCGGTGACGTTCAAACCCCTTGTTCCTTCTTTTGAGCGATTCAGCCTGGTAAGGGGCCTTAAGAGGATGTTCTCTTTGCGATCCCTCATCGAGGCCATAAAAGGAATCATAAAGGCTGCTATACTTTTTGGAGTTTTGTATTTCGGACTACGAAAGGAGATTCCTGTTATAAGGCAAATATCCTACGGGGGAGTGTATTTGGCAGCAGGGCAGGTCTTCATGATAATCTTTCGCCTCATAGTGAGGTTGGGGTTGGCCCTTCTGGTTTTGGGCGTGTTCGACTTGGGTTACCAGAAATGGGAGTTTGCCAGGTCCATAAGGATGACCAAGCAGGAAGTCAAAGAGGAGTTCAAGCAGACAGAGGGAGATCCTTTCACGAAGCAGAGGATACGGCGAAGGCAATCGGAGATAGCAAGGCAGAGGATGATAAGCCAAGTGCCCCAGGCCGATGTGGTCCTTACGAACCCCACCCATTTGGCGGTGGCACTGAAATATGATCGCGCCACCATGAACGCTCCCAAGGTGGTTGCCAAGGGGGCCGGCTACATAGCGCTAAGAATAAGGGAGATAGCGGAGGATGCCAACGTGCCCATCGTGGAGGACAAGCCCTTGGCGAGGACCCTTTACAGGAATGTGGATGTAGGGGAGGAGATACCAGAAAGTCTTTATGTGGCCATCGCGGAAGTGTTGGCTTACGTGTATTCCCTCAAAAAAGAAAGGCAAGAAAAAGCGTATCACCCCGCCTGA